Within Schaalia sp. HMT-172, the genomic segment GACATCGACCCCGCCCACGCGCCCCCGAACCAACCGCGGGCGCCGCCGCGACACCCTGGCCACCCGGCGTGTGCCCAACAGCATCGGCACCCTCACCGTCACCCTGCTGGCGGTCCTCACGATCGTCGCGTGGTGGCTGCCCGGCTCACGATGGAGCGTCGGCCCCATCGTCGCGCTCGCCTCCTTCCTCCTGGCCCTCGGGTGGCCGACCCTGGCGCGGCTGCACATGCCGTGGCTCGCGCAGGCGGTCCTCGCCCTCGGCGGGGCGCTGACCCCCATGGCCGTCGCCTACTGGAAGAACCTCGACATCGCTGTCCCGCTGACCGGCATCGCGCTGGTCGCGCTGGTGGCCGCCACCATCCTCGACGCGCCCGCGCCGCGCGACCACTCGGTGGGGCACACGAGCGAACACTGGGGCTCCACTGCGCTCAGCGCCGCGCTCGCCTCGTCCGTGACCGCGCTCCTCATCATCACGTCGGCCTCCATGTGGGTCTCCCTCACCGTCCACGAGCGCTGGTCCGTCATCGTCCCCATGGCCGCCCTGATCGCCATCGTCGGCGCGGCGGCTGCACGCGCCGGGCGCAGCGCGAAAGCCGGCGTCGTCATGGCGATGCTCGCGGGCATCGTCGCGGGCCTGGTCGCCGCGTCGATCGCCTGGTTCCTCGGGGAGACATCGGACCTGCTGCCCGTCGTCTTCCCCTTCATCGCCAAGCGTTTCGGCGACTTCGCCGCATTCCTGACCCTGGGCGGCGTCACCGGCTTCGGCGTCGGCTTCGCCGTGTCGGTCGTTGACGCGCTCCTGGGCGAGCGCGCCTCCTCCGCGCAGCTCGCCAACGTTCTGGGCCGAGGCGCCGCGAAGTTCCTCGTCGCCGCCCTGCCCGTCTACGCGATGATCCGCATCGGCGGCATCTGAGGTATCTCGGCGGCTGAGTTATCGAGGTGTCTCAGGCCCCACGGTGTCTCATACCCCACGGTGTTTCAGGCCCCACCCGGGCCAGGTGCTGCCCGCCCCCGTGCCGCGCGCGCTGCCCGCGCCTCGTCCCTGTGCGCCCCCCGCGCCGCGCGGTGCGCGCGCACGCCACGCGCACGCCACGCGCGCACGCCACGCGCGCTGCCCGTGCCCACGCCACGCGCGCTGCCCGTGCCCACGCGTTAGGCTGGAGGCATGATGGTGATACCCGCTGACTTGCCCGCACTCGTCGCTCCCGTCGCGTGGATGCTCGGAACCTGGGAGGGGTGGGGCATGCGCGCCGTCGCGCCCACCCCCGGCCAGGATCGGCCCGCCGAGGACGCTCCCGCCGACGCCCCCGTCGTCGAGGAGATCCGCGGTGACGTCGTCGGCGAGCAGATGCGCCTGGTGACCCGCGTGTACGCGGGCCAGGCCTCGGTCCCGGTCGATCCCACGTGGGACGCCGCGCAGGGCCTGGCCGTGATCCAGAAGGGCGACCTGATCAGCGAAGAGACCCTGTACGTGTCCGTCGCCCCCTCCGACGCGCCGCTGCCCCCGCCCGGCCAGTACAACTCCCGCGAGTTCACTGCGACGTCCGCCTCCACTGAGGGCCACAGCGCCGTGTGGGACGGCGTGAGCGTCGGCCCGCGCGTGCAGATGGTCTCCGACGCGATCGCGCTCGGCGCGGACGCGACCCGCCTGACGCACCTGGGCCGCATGTTCGGCCTGGTCGCCGGCGAGCTCATGTGGACGCAGGAGCGCACGCTCGACGGCGAGGACGAGGCCGACGTCGAAATCTCCGGCCGACTGCACCGCACCGAGCAGGCCTCGACCGCCTCCGGTGAGGTCATCGACGGCATCGACGACTCCCGGGAAGGTTTCCTTGTCTGAGTCCGCGCTCGATTCCGAGTTCGTCGACGAGGCCGTGGCCTCCTTCGGCGCGACCCCGCACTTCGGGGACCCGTCGGGGGAACAGTGGGCCCTCGAGTCCGGGCGTGCGCTGGTGCGCCGCCCGGACCTGGCGGTCATCTCCGTGTCGGGGGCCGATCGGCTCACCTGGCTGACGTCGCTGGCCTCCCAGGTCGTCACCGGCCTCGTGCCCGGCGCGAGCCGCGAGCTGCTGATCCTCTCGCCCGAGGGGCGCGTTGAGCACTGGGCGGGCGCGAGCGACGACGGGGAGGCGCTGCACCTGATCGTGGAGCGTGCGGATTGTTCGGGATTCGTGGAGTTCCTAGACTCGATGCGCTTCGCGCTGCGCGTTTCTGTTGCCGAGCGCGACGTCGCCGTGTTCTCCTCGGTGCGCGTAGGCGCAAACACGCCCGAGGCTGTGGCCGGCCTACCCGGTCACCTGTGGACCTGGGAGGACCCGTGGCCTGGTGTGGTCGAGGGCGGGGCCGCCTACTTCCAGGGAGCGCGCCATCCCGGCGCGCGTACCCCCATGATGTTTCACGCTGTTTCACGGCAGGCCGCGGACGAGTTCGAGGCCGCGTGGCTTGCCGACGGAGCTGTTTCCGGCGCTACCGAGGCAAACGCAGCGCCCTCTTCTGCTCCCGCCGCGGTACCCTCCTCGGTGTCGTCCCCAGCAGGCGGTAAGCGCCGCCGAGCCGGGTACCTGGCGTGGGAGGCGATGCGCATCGCCGCGTGGAAGCCGCGCCTGGGCCGCGACACCGACGCCCGCGCGATCCCACCCGAGGTCGACTGGCTGCGAACCGCCGTCCACACGTCGAAGGGCTGCTACCGCGGGCAGGAAACCATTGCCCGAGTCCTGAACCTGGGGCGGCCTCCGCGCCGCCTCACCTACCTGCAGCTGGACGGCTCTCGCTCCGACCTGCCCGCGCCGGGCACCCCCATCGAGGTGGGCGGGCGCCAGGTCGGCGTCATTACCTCCTCGGCCCGCCACGCGGACGAGGGCCCCATCGCACTCGCGCTCATCGCCCGCGCCGTGCCCGTGACCACTGTGTTTGACATCGACGGTGTCGCCGCCGCCCAGGAGGAGATCGTGCCCGTCCATGGCAAGTCCTCCGTCTCGCCGCAGACCCGCCCGGGTGCCGACCTCTCCCGCGAGGCCGGCCAGCGCGGCGGTTCCACGGGCTTCGGTGGCCTCGGCTCGGCCCTGGGGGCGCGCTGATGCGCGCCGTCATCCAGCGCGCCACCTCCGGCGAAGTCCGCGTCGGGGGCCGCGTCGTCGGCCGCCTCGTCTTCGATCCTGTCGACGAGGCCGGGGCTGGCTGTGCGGGGCCTGCCTCGTCGGGCGGGGTCGTGTCCAGTCCCGGCGAGCAGAACCCAGCCACCCCCGCGGGGGAGTGGTCCAGCGGAGCACGCCAAGGCCTCGTCGTCCTCCTGGGCGTCCAGCGTGGCGACGGCCCCGACCAGGTCGCCACGGTCGCCCGCAAGATCGCCGAGCTGCGCATCCTCGACGACGAGCGTTCCGCGCTCGATGTGGGTGCCCCGATTCTCGTGATCTCGCAGTTCACCCTGTACGGGGACACCCGCAAGGGGCGCCGCCCGTCGTGGGCGCACGCCGCTCCCGGGGAGGAGGCCGAGCCCCTCGTCGACGCGGTCGTCGCTGACCTGCGAGGCCGGGGCCTGCACGTGGAAACCGGCCAGTTCGGGGCGATGATGGAGGTCTGCCTGGTCAACGATGGCCCGTTCACGGTCCTCGTCGAGGCATAATGCGCCAGGGATTGTGGGCCTGGAGCTACGGGCCTGGTCCCCGGTTGCCGGGCTGCGCCGGGCACGGTCGGCCGCGAGAGGGTGCGCGTGAGAGTACCCAGTGACGTGGTGTTCCAGCACTTAGCGGGGCATTACACCGGTTAGTAGGTGGTGTGATGCTCCCGTACTGGTGTAGTGCTTCCGACGCGGGGCATGTTTTTGGAGTCGTGTTCCTGGTGTTGTGGCGTGGGTCATCTTCGACGTGTCTTCGCCTGTTTGTCCTGGTGTTGTGGCTCGCCTTCGCTGGCTGCTTGGGGGGAATTACGACCATAGGAGGTGTGTGGCGGCGTGTCGCCGGCGTGTCGGTGGTCTATGGTTGCAAAATCCCCCGCGGGTTGCTCAAAGTGCAGTCCACTTCGGCAAAATGTGTCGGAAATGGGGTGTTTGGGGCGAGGTGGACTGCGGTTTGAGCGCGGTGTCGTGAGGTGAGGGGGCTGCGGTTTGAGCGCGGGTCTCGATGGGACGTTATGAACGGATACCGCGTGCTGATCGTCGCTGAGGTCGCGGTGTGGCGGGAGTCGTTGCAGGTGAGTCGGCGTCGTCGAGGAGCTGCGGCCGAGCCATCGCAGGAGAATCGACGCGTTGTGGCGTCGGGGGCGGTTCGGAGGGTTGATGGTTTCCCAACAATGTCGCATGCAATTCCCATGTAAACCTTTGAAACATTGAAATGGTGTCGTTGGAATTGCAACGTTTGTGGCGAATATTGAAAGTTCAGGTAATTGAATTGCATGCGAGATTGAGGGGCGTTGTGGAGGGGTCTGGCGTTCATTGGCGTCCTCATCTTGCCCGGGCCTCGGCGCGCTGCCGCCAGCCCCAGTCCCGGTGCCCTGCTCCCAGCCTCCGCACCCAGCCCCAGCCTCAGCGCTCGGCGCGAGTCGCTGGCGTTCGGTACGCCGGCGCGCTGCCTTAGCCGCGGGCCCTTGGCCTCGTACCCCGGCCTCGTACCCCGGCCTCGTCCCTGCGCCCGTCCCTGCGCCGAGGGCGAAAGCGCGCGCACGCCGCCGGAGCTTTCCGTAGGCTGTAATCAGTCAACTGGGACGGGTGTGTGCCGAGCTGCGGTGCCTGCCCCGAAGCAAGGAGAGACATGTTCGAACGCTTTACCGATCGCGCACGCCGTGTCGTCGTGCTCGCGCAGGACGAGGCCCGCGGTCTTAAGCACAATTACATCGGCACGGAGCACCTGCTGCTCGGCCTGATCTCTGAGGGCGAGGGCGTCGCGGCGAAGGCCCTGGAGACGATGGGCATCAAGGGCGAGGCCGTGCGCGCCTCGGTCATTGAGATCATCGGCGAGGGCGAGAAGCCGGTTGAGGGTCACATTCCCTTCACGCCGCGCGCGAAGCGCGTCTTCGAGCTGAGCTTGCGTGAGGCCCTCCAGCTGGGCCACAACTACATTGGCACGGAGCATCTGCTGCTCGGCCTCCTCAAGGAGGGCGAGGGTGTGGCCGCCCAGGTCCTCACCAAGCAGGGCGCGGACCTGGCGCAGGTGCGTCAGACCGTCATCCAGATGCTCAGCGGCTACCAGCGTGGTGACGAGGAGGGCCGCGAGTCCGTGGGCGCGGGCGTGGGCGGCTCTGGTGGTCCCGAGCGCTCGAACTCTGCGATCCTCGAGCAGTTCGGCCGCAACCTGACGCAGGCCGCGCGAGAGAACAAGCTGGACCCCGTCATCGGCCGCCGCGTCGAGATGGAGCGCGTCATGCAGGTCCTGTCGCGCCGCACGAAGAATAACCCGGTCCTGATTGGCGAGCCTGGCGTTGGTAAGACGGCGGTCGTCGAGGGCCTCGCCCAGGCGATCGTGCACGGCGACGTGCCCGAGACCATCAAGGATAAGCAGATTTACAGCCTCGATATGGGGTCGCTGGTTGCGGGTTCGCGCTACCGCGGCGACTTCGAGGAGCGCCTGAAGAAGGTCCTGAAGGAGATTCGCACGCGCGGCGACATCATCTTGTTCATCGACGAGATTCACACGCTTGTGGGTGCGGGTGCGGCAGAGGGCTCGATCGACGCTGCACAGATGCTCAAGCCGATGCTGGCGCGCGGCGAGCTCCAGACGATCGGCGCGACGACGAACGACGAGTACCGCAAGCACATCGAGAAGGACGCGGCTCTCGAGCGTCGTTTCCAGCCGGTGAAGGTCGAGGAGCCCAGCGTCGAGGAGACGGTGGAGATTCTCAAGGGCCTGCGCGACCGCTATGAGGCGCACCATCGCGTCATCATCACGGATGCCGCGATCCAGGCGGCCGCCGAGCTGGCGGACCGCTACATTTCGGATCGGTTCCTCCCCGATAAGGCGATCGACTTGGTCGACGAGGCCGGGGCGCGTCTGCGCATCCGTCGCATGACTGCGCCGCCGGAGCTGCGCGAGCTGGACGAGAAGATCGCCGAGGTGCGCCGCAACAAGGAGGCGGCCATCGACGATCAGGACTTCGAGAAGGCCGCGTCGCTGCGCGACGAGGAGTCGAAGCTCGCCGATGAACGCAAGGCGAAGGAGGAGGCGTGGAAGGGCGGCGAGTCTGACGAGATCGCCGAGGTCGGGGATCAGGAGATCGCCGAGGTCTTGGCCATGTCGACGGGTATCCCGGTCGTGCGCCTCACTCAGACGGAGACCGCGAAGCTGCTCAAGATGGAAGATGAGCTGCACAAGCGCGTCATCGGCCAGGACGAGGCTGTCAAGGCCCTCGCCCAGTCGATTCGTCGCACGCGCTCGGGTCTGAAGGATCCGAACCGTCCCGGCGGCTCATTCATCTTCGCGGGCCCGACGGGCGTGGGTAAGACCGAGCTGGCGAAGGCCCTCGCAGAGTTCCTCTTCGGCGACGAGGATGCCCTGATCCAGCTGGATATGTCCGAGTTCTCGGAGAAGCACACGGCCTCGCGCCTCTTCGGTGCGCCTCCCGGCTACGTCGGCTACGACGAGGGTGGCCAGCTCACGGAGAAGGTGCGCCGCAAGCCGTTCTCGGTCGTCCTCTTCGACGAGGTCGAGAAGGCTCACCCGGACATCTTCAACTCGCTGCTCCAGATCCTGGAGGAGGGGCGCCTGACGGATTCGCAGGGCCGCAAGGTGGACTTCAAGAACACCGTCATCATCATGACGACGAACCTGGGTACCCGCGACATTAACAAGGGTGTCCTGACGGGCTTCCAGACGGCGGATAACTCGACGCACGACTACGGTCGCATGAAGGCGAAGGTCGCGGAGGAGCTCAAGCAGCACTTCCGTCCCGAGTTCCTCAACCGTGTCGACGACACGATCGTGTTCCCGCCGCTGACGAAGCCGGAGATTGCTCGCATCGTCGACCTGATGATCGCGAAGCTGGCCAAGCGGATGGAGGCGCAGGATATGCGCCTGCAGCTGACGGATGAGGCTCGCGAACTGCTGGCCGACGTGGGCTTTGATCCGGTCCTCGGCGCGCGCCCGCTGCGTCGCGCGATTCAGCGGGAAATCGAGGATGCGCTGTCCGAGCGCATCCTGTTTGGAGAGCTGCAACCCGGTCAGGTTGTCACGGTTGGCGTTACCGGAGAGGGTAAGGAGCGGACTTTCACCTTCAACGGAGAGTGATTTACTCGCCAATTGTCCAGGCGTGACAAACCCCATATTGCCTAAGAGCGGCCCGTCTCACAAGGATGGGCCGCTCTCTGGTTGTCAAGTAATCACACCTCTGATAGATTCTCATTAACCATGGATGTCTTGCGAAGTCATGCCACACTATCTGCGAGGCACTGTTCGTGATATGAGAGAGGGTCTATGAACGCACAAGCGCGACGAAACCTGACCAGCGCGAGACGACGCCTGCCGGCGCTCGTCCTCATGCTGGTCGTTGTTGCGCTCTGCGTCGCCGGCGTCATCTACAAGGGTGCCGAAATCACCCAGGTTGACGTCAACGATGGCGGAATTTGGGTGACAAACAAGTCCAAGCAGATGGTCGGGCACCTCGACTATGAGGCCCGAATCCTTGACGGGGCGCTGCGGACGGAGGCTACCAACTTCGACGTCGGTCAGTCCGCCGAAACCGTCACTGTCTCCGACCTGACCTCACTTACTGTTGCCCCGGTCAATGTTACGCAGGTGTCCCTCGGGTCCCCGACGGCGCTGCCCGCGGGCTCGGCCGTCATGCAGGGTGGAGACGTCCTCGGCGTGCTCAATGCGACGGATGGCACACTGTGGACGACCTCGGCCACCTCCCCGAGCCCCACCGCCCTCTCCGACGGCGCCGCCGTGGCCTCGAACATGGGTGCGAGCGCCTTCGTGACCGGCATGGACGGAACCGTCTACGCCCTCTCCTCCTCCGGCACCCTGACGACCGTGAAGCGCCAGGGTTCCGTCGACCAGGCGAAGACCTCGACGATTGAGGGCATCCCCGCCGACGCCCAGCTGTCCATGACGGTCGTCGGCGACCAGGTCGTCGCCCTCGACTCCGCGTCCAACACTCTTTTCCTGCCCGGCGGCCGCACCCTCAACCTGAACGCCGCCGGCGTCGAGGAGGGCGGCGTCCTCCAGCAGGCGGGTCCCAAGGCGGACTCCGTTCTCCTGGCGACCCCTTCCACCCTGGTGACGATCCCCCTCAAGGGCGCCGCTCCCACGATCACCCCAGCCGCTGAGGGCTCGCCCGTCGGCACCCCCGCGGCCCCCGTGCGCCACGAGGGCTGCGCCTACGGCGCCTGGACCGGCTCGGGCGCCTACCTGCGCTCGTGCGACGACCCCGCCTCCAACAGGCAGCAGGTCGTCGACACGCTCACGAGCGCCCGCGAGATCGTCTTCCGCACCAACCGTAAGGCCATCGTCCTCAACGACGTCGCCCAGGGCAGCGTGTGGCTGCCCGACTCGAACATGGTCCTCATGGACAACTGGGACGAGGTCGAAAACCAGCTCGAGGAAACCGAGGAGGAGCAGGATAGCCCCCAGCTCACCAACGAGATCGCCGACCCCGAGCAGCGCGAGGAGAACACCCCGCCCGAGGCAGTGGATGACGAGTTCGGTATCCGCCCGGGGCGCTCGACGATCCTGCCGGTCCTGGACAACGACTCCGACCTTGACGGAGACGTCCTGACCGCCTCCCCGACCTCCCAGCCGGCGTGGGGCGCGGTCACCGCTGCGCGCTCGGGACGAGCCCTGCAGATCACGGGCGTGAGCGTGGATCAGACCGGATCGACGTCCTTCTCCTACGAGGCCTCGGACGGCCTCGCGTCCGCCGCCGCGCGCGTGCAGGTCACGATCCACCCCTACGGGCAAAACGAGGCCCCCACGCAGCTGCGAGCCTCCTCCGTCAAGATCGGCGCGGGTGCCCAGATCCAGTACCAGGCGCTGAGCGACTGGCGCGACCCCGACGGCGACCCGATCTACCTGAAGAACGCCGAGGCCCCCGAGGGGCTGAGCGTCACCTTCACCGAGGACGGCTCCCTGACCATCACCGAGGAGGGCGGCTCCGCCGGCCCCAAGACCGTGGTCCTGACCGTCGCTGACGACCAGGGCGGCGAGACGCGCGGTGAACTCACCGTCAACGTCCAGGAGCCGGGCAACCTGCCGCCCACGGCCAACGGTGACCTCTACCAGGCCCACCCCGGCGAGACGGTGACCCTCGACCCGCTGAAGAACGACACGGATCCCAACGGCGACTCGCTGAGCCTGGCCGCCGTGTCCGGCGCGCCCGCTGGCGCCTCCATCACGCCGGATCTGGACCGCGGCACCATCGACTTTGTCGCGGCTTCTCCCGGCTCCTACTCCTTCGCCTACACGGTCTCCGACGGCATCGCGTCGACGCTGGGCATGATCCGCGTCGAGGTCGTCGAGGCCGCTGCGCTGCCGCCCGTCGCCGAGGACGATACCGCGGTCCTGCCGCAGGGTGGCTCGGTGCTGGTGGCGCCCCTGGGCAACGATTACGATCCCACGGGCGGCGTCTTGACGATCACCTCGATCGACTACTCCTCCGTTCCCGGCCTCGAGGTCGCCCTCATCGACCGCCACCTGCTGCGCGTGACCGCGCCCGCGGGCCTCGACAAGAGCGTGTCCTTCTCATACTCCGTCACCAACGGCCAGGGATCGGCCACCGCTCAGGTGACCGTCATCCCGGGTGCCTCCGACCGCACGGACCTGCCGCCCGTCCTCAAGCCCGACCGAGCCAAGGTGCGCGTCGGCGACGTCGGAACCGTGTCCGTCCTGTCCAACGACCGCTCCCCGGCCGGCCTGAACCTGCAGGTCGAGTCGACGCTCGAGTACGACCCGACCACCGCCCTGGGCACGCCCTTCGTGACCGGCAACCAGGTGCGCCTCGAGGCCGGGGACACCCCCGGCACGATGGATGTCACCTACTCCGTCATCGACTCCGCGGGCAACCGCGCCTCCAGCACCGTCACCTTCGAGGTCTTGGCCGCCTCCGACTCCAACCAGGCGCCGCGACCCCGCGACATCACGGCGTGGGCGACGGCCGGGCAGACCGCCCGCATCCCGGTGACCCTAGACGGCATCGACCCGGACGGCGACTCCGTGACCCTCAAGAGCCTGGACTCTTCGCCGCAGAAGGGGTCGGCGACCGCGAAGGCCACGTGGATCGAGTACACGCCGAACGCTGACGCGTCGGGCACGGATTCCTTCACCTACACGGTTGAGGACCGCCAGGGCGCCCGTGCTTCGGCGCGCGTGCGCGTCGCCGTCACGCCCGTCCCGGCGCTCAACCAGAACCCCGTCGCCGTGCCCGACACGGTCCTGACCCGACCCGACCGTATGGTGACCGTCAACGTCCTGGCCAACGACCTCGACCCGGACGGCGATCCCCTGACCCTGGAAGAGGGCAGCCTCGAGACGGCCACGCCCGAGCTCGACCCCCAGGTCCGCTCGACCACGACCGTCCAGGTGCACACGCCCTCCCAGGCCGGCACCTACCTCGTGTCCTACACGGTGAGCGACGGCCGCGGCGGGGTCGCGCGCGGCACGCTGACGGTGTATGTCCAGGACGACGCGCCCCTGAAGGCGCCGATCGCCCGCGACGACTACGTCGCCTACGAGGACCTGCCGACCGATGGTTCCGCCGTGCGCGTGAAGGTCCTCGACAACGACGAGGACCCCGACGGCAGCATCGACGAGCTGACCGTGACCACCGCCGAGGCGGGCGTGAGCGTCTCCGGCTCCGAGCTGCTCATTCCCGTCACGGACTCCAAGCGCCTCGTCGTCTACACGATCACCGACCGCGATGGCCTCACGAACTCGGCCGTCGTCACGATCCCCGGACGCGACTCGACCGCGCCCTTCCTGAGCTCGGCGAACCTGCCGATCGAGATGGACGCGGGTACCTCGCGCACGATCAACCTGTCGGATTACGTCATCACTCGCGCCGGGCGCACCCCGCGCCTCGTCGAGGGCTCCTCCCCAGTGCCCCAGAACGGCCTCGACTCCGTCGTGGCTGACTCGGACACGCAGCTCACCCTGACCGCCAACGCCTCGTTCTCGGGCAACTCCGCGTTCCTCATCCAGGTCGCGGACGGCGACAGCAGCGACGCCGGCGCGCTGAGCGCCTCCCTGTCGCTGCCCGTGCGCATCAAGGCGACCACGAACCAGCCGCCCACCTTCACTCCGACCGCGATCCGCGTCGAGGCCGGCGGCGAGGCCGTGACCCAGAACCTCGCGCTGGGCGTGCGCGACCCCGAGGGCGTGGACGTCACGACCTTCACCTACGCGATGGACTCCTCGCCGTCCACCATCACGGCGTCCCTGTCGGGCACCACCCTGACCGTGTCCGCCCCCGAGGGAACCCCGAAAGGTTCCGCGGGGTCGATCGCGGTGAGCGTCACCGACGAGGACAACAACAAGGTCAGCGCGCAGATTCCCGTCGAGGTCGTCGTCTCCGACAAGCCGCTCATCCAGGTGCCCGCGTACACTCTGACCGCCAAGATCGGCGACACGGTGAGCGTCGACGTGGCGTCCTCCGCGACCAACCCGTACCCGGAGTCGCCGATCACCCTGGAGAGCGCCACGCTGTCTGCGGGCAGCGCGACTGTCGCCACGTCGGGCACGACCGTGTCGGTCACCCCGAGCGCGTCCGGCACGATCACCGTC encodes:
- a CDS encoding heme-binding beta-barrel domain-containing protein — protein: MMVIPADLPALVAPVAWMLGTWEGWGMRAVAPTPGQDRPAEDAPADAPVVEEIRGDVVGEQMRLVTRVYAGQASVPVDPTWDAAQGLAVIQKGDLISEETLYVSVAPSDAPLPPPGQYNSREFTATSASTEGHSAVWDGVSVGPRVQMVSDAIALGADATRLTHLGRMFGLVAGELMWTQERTLDGEDEADVEISGRLHRTEQASTASGEVIDGIDDSREGFLV
- a CDS encoding folate-binding protein YgfZ, coding for MSESALDSEFVDEAVASFGATPHFGDPSGEQWALESGRALVRRPDLAVISVSGADRLTWLTSLASQVVTGLVPGASRELLILSPEGRVEHWAGASDDGEALHLIVERADCSGFVEFLDSMRFALRVSVAERDVAVFSSVRVGANTPEAVAGLPGHLWTWEDPWPGVVEGGAAYFQGARHPGARTPMMFHAVSRQAADEFEAAWLADGAVSGATEANAAPSSAPAAVPSSVSSPAGGKRRRAGYLAWEAMRIAAWKPRLGRDTDARAIPPEVDWLRTAVHTSKGCYRGQETIARVLNLGRPPRRLTYLQLDGSRSDLPAPGTPIEVGGRQVGVITSSARHADEGPIALALIARAVPVTTVFDIDGVAAAQEEIVPVHGKSSVSPQTRPGADLSREAGQRGGSTGFGGLGSALGAR
- the dtd gene encoding D-aminoacyl-tRNA deacylase encodes the protein MRAVIQRATSGEVRVGGRVVGRLVFDPVDEAGAGCAGPASSGGVVSSPGEQNPATPAGEWSSGARQGLVVLLGVQRGDGPDQVATVARKIAELRILDDERSALDVGAPILVISQFTLYGDTRKGRRPSWAHAAPGEEAEPLVDAVVADLRGRGLHVETGQFGAMMEVCLVNDGPFTVLVEA
- a CDS encoding ATP-dependent Clp protease ATP-binding subunit translates to MFERFTDRARRVVVLAQDEARGLKHNYIGTEHLLLGLISEGEGVAAKALETMGIKGEAVRASVIEIIGEGEKPVEGHIPFTPRAKRVFELSLREALQLGHNYIGTEHLLLGLLKEGEGVAAQVLTKQGADLAQVRQTVIQMLSGYQRGDEEGRESVGAGVGGSGGPERSNSAILEQFGRNLTQAARENKLDPVIGRRVEMERVMQVLSRRTKNNPVLIGEPGVGKTAVVEGLAQAIVHGDVPETIKDKQIYSLDMGSLVAGSRYRGDFEERLKKVLKEIRTRGDIILFIDEIHTLVGAGAAEGSIDAAQMLKPMLARGELQTIGATTNDEYRKHIEKDAALERRFQPVKVEEPSVEETVEILKGLRDRYEAHHRVIITDAAIQAAAELADRYISDRFLPDKAIDLVDEAGARLRIRRMTAPPELRELDEKIAEVRRNKEAAIDDQDFEKAASLRDEESKLADERKAKEEAWKGGESDEIAEVGDQEIAEVLAMSTGIPVVRLTQTETAKLLKMEDELHKRVIGQDEAVKALAQSIRRTRSGLKDPNRPGGSFIFAGPTGVGKTELAKALAEFLFGDEDALIQLDMSEFSEKHTASRLFGAPPGYVGYDEGGQLTEKVRRKPFSVVLFDEVEKAHPDIFNSLLQILEEGRLTDSQGRKVDFKNTVIIMTTNLGTRDINKGVLTGFQTADNSTHDYGRMKAKVAEELKQHFRPEFLNRVDDTIVFPPLTKPEIARIVDLMIAKLAKRMEAQDMRLQLTDEARELLADVGFDPVLGARPLRRAIQREIEDALSERILFGELQPGQVVTVGVTGEGKERTFTFNGE
- a CDS encoding Ig-like domain-containing protein, with the translated sequence MNAQARRNLTSARRRLPALVLMLVVVALCVAGVIYKGAEITQVDVNDGGIWVTNKSKQMVGHLDYEARILDGALRTEATNFDVGQSAETVTVSDLTSLTVAPVNVTQVSLGSPTALPAGSAVMQGGDVLGVLNATDGTLWTTSATSPSPTALSDGAAVASNMGASAFVTGMDGTVYALSSSGTLTTVKRQGSVDQAKTSTIEGIPADAQLSMTVVGDQVVALDSASNTLFLPGGRTLNLNAAGVEEGGVLQQAGPKADSVLLATPSTLVTIPLKGAAPTITPAAEGSPVGTPAAPVRHEGCAYGAWTGSGAYLRSCDDPASNRQQVVDTLTSAREIVFRTNRKAIVLNDVAQGSVWLPDSNMVLMDNWDEVENQLEETEEEQDSPQLTNEIADPEQREENTPPEAVDDEFGIRPGRSTILPVLDNDSDLDGDVLTASPTSQPAWGAVTAARSGRALQITGVSVDQTGSTSFSYEASDGLASAAARVQVTIHPYGQNEAPTQLRASSVKIGAGAQIQYQALSDWRDPDGDPIYLKNAEAPEGLSVTFTEDGSLTITEEGGSAGPKTVVLTVADDQGGETRGELTVNVQEPGNLPPTANGDLYQAHPGETVTLDPLKNDTDPNGDSLSLAAVSGAPAGASITPDLDRGTIDFVAASPGSYSFAYTVSDGIASTLGMIRVEVVEAAALPPVAEDDTAVLPQGGSVLVAPLGNDYDPTGGVLTITSIDYSSVPGLEVALIDRHLLRVTAPAGLDKSVSFSYSVTNGQGSATAQVTVIPGASDRTDLPPVLKPDRAKVRVGDVGTVSVLSNDRSPAGLNLQVESTLEYDPTTALGTPFVTGNQVRLEAGDTPGTMDVTYSVIDSAGNRASSTVTFEVLAASDSNQAPRPRDITAWATAGQTARIPVTLDGIDPDGDSVTLKSLDSSPQKGSATAKATWIEYTPNADASGTDSFTYTVEDRQGARASARVRVAVTPVPALNQNPVAVPDTVLTRPDRMVTVNVLANDLDPDGDPLTLEEGSLETATPELDPQVRSTTTVQVHTPSQAGTYLVSYTVSDGRGGVARGTLTVYVQDDAPLKAPIARDDYVAYEDLPTDGSAVRVKVLDNDEDPDGSIDELTVTTAEAGVSVSGSELLIPVTDSKRLVVYTITDRDGLTNSAVVTIPGRDSTAPFLSSANLPIEMDAGTSRTINLSDYVITRAGRTPRLVEGSSPVPQNGLDSVVADSDTQLTLTANASFSGNSAFLIQVADGDSSDAGALSASLSLPVRIKATTNQPPTFTPTAIRVEAGGEAVTQNLALGVRDPEGVDVTTFTYAMDSSPSTITASLSGTTLTVSAPEGTPKGSAGSIAVSVTDEDNNKVSAQIPVEVVVSDKPLIQVPAYTLTAKIGDTVSVDVASSATNPYPESPITLESATLSAGSATVATSGTTVSVTPSASGTITVSFKVNDKLGDPARAVQGTITVTVTGKPAAPTRVTAEAEGSNGARVTFNAPESNGSPITEYRVFDQTGRQVATCSTNVCSVAGLSDGQTYSFTVEAVNKEGTSERSTASNTITISGAPGRPGTPQLSAGNTTISASWSAPVDNGSAITGYIATATTATGEAGYCETTGVTSCVIQGLKNGQTYTVTVRARNAKGESAPSFGAKATPTAPLADPDTPSIMSATVRNAADRNKVEITLTWSYFKSGGEGWGATTVTVNGESKTVSGGSGNETNGTGTTTMTVNRADVLRATVTVSNTGGRTATSPAKNYTPPALEPEHEAKTTPLAPDAPRMGPTSDNALGKIRITNVRLKEGNGYTVNDLEMYYQDSAEGCTTNGNPVAFNNGQTADFDLGPLTPGSTMTFYFCQRGKKDDGSYVWSPVTAASGTVGNGQRSGPDDDDDTPIPVFNVSVTPYINSASVSWTVPAGVNPAQISVWVKGMEGSTKQTFSGPMTSWTVSGLAPVNQYTVVVEMVSAGGAHRQVEATFTTTEAAENVGATFDGKTTCSNGQECGSMTLTAKRASQFGPGVTLVCTVSTGRPAQNTEFRFSRDTPSIPGILTEAITAKELNARNVVKSCRVE